In Malassezia vespertilionis chromosome 4, complete sequence, the DNA window GATCGCATCCAAAGTCTAAATGCGCATTCAGTTCCGCTGCAGTAAAGGACACTGCGCAAATAGGGCACTGCACCGCATCTGCCGCCGTTAAATCGCGGTAATCCATTCCCCCTGTGCGTGGCcgcaggcggcgcgtttcttccgcaggcggcgcgacgcgtttTTCTGTACCGTGTACACTCATTGTTACGTTATGttcaagctgcgcacgcagcgcatcccGCTCCTTGACCAGTGCATCCAGCGCTTTCTTTTTCTCCATCACATGGGGTCGTGCGGCACGCCACTGCTCTGCTGTGGCCTCCAATGCAGTCTGCGATACAAGCTCCGAGTCGTACGCTTTTTTCTGGCGGCAGTTCGGGCAAAATGCCCCGGCCCCACCCGCTTGGTTGATGTGCATACGTATACACGAAGAGCAAAACAGGTGCCCACACTCGCGAATCGCCACTGGCGCGTGAAAGATATCCTGGAGTCAGTTACACAATGTACCCACATAGCATAATCCGCACCGCAGACTTGAATCTAAAGgccgcaaggcgctccATTCATCGGCCCAGTCAGTCGGATCACTCGCAAGATCCAACAGTGCGTCGTCCATCGAGGCAACGGCAAACAATGCTTCTCCACATGCAAATGACAAGGCCTCCACATGGGCGAATAATTATGGCACCTAAGTACGTGTACAAGCCTAGCGATGATGCCGAAGGCGCTCATGGCGAAGCATTGCGTCCTTACGAGAGAATGTAGCACCACAAACACGGCAAGCCCATTCAAGTTCTGCGAGTGCCTTTTGTACGTCCACTTCCTTGCCGAGAATAACGCATTGGTCGACATTGAGCACATTATCCTTGACCATCTGCGCTTCTTCGCGCAAGTGCAGCGTAATGcgatgccgcgcaagatcGTACATTCGGTGGAATATTGTACCACATGCCTGGTACGTAAAAGGATTCACATAGTCGCAGCGAATCGCTGAGGAGCTGGACGACATGGTATGGTGGTGGCTGCCGCGATGATGGTTTGTCGGCGAGCCGTGCGCTAGGTGGTTGTTGATATGACTCTGCAAGCTGGATGTAGAGCCTGCGGACCGATGCCCTGTCCTGATGGGCCGACCCCGGCGTGAagttgtgcgcgacgcattaTGTTGCATGACTGTTTGTTCGTAATCAGACTCGTCTTCGTCCGCGCTGGACTGCTCCGAAGTGGCAGAGCTCAGCAGGGCCGACTGTTCTGCTGTATTCTGCTTCAAGCTCTGTCCAGAGTTCTCCTCGTGGCGTCGCGAATGGCCCCCGGATTGGCGTGTACGCTCCAAATTCGAAGTAAGCGGCGGCGTTGTTTGGCCGCGTTCCACAGACGCGTGCATGGGCTGGTCGGAGCGTTGTGCAGGAAAGTGGATCGCTTGGGCGCTGTTCAAAATCGAGGggctgcgtgcgcggccCTCCTTGATCATATTTTCGCCCTCGGACATCTGCGAGCCAGGAACCGAGTCACTTTCCGTGCTGACGCTCATTTGACTGCATTGGCTGCCCGGAATATGGCCGTATCCGCTCATGGCGTCGGGTGTCGTGTGGTTGGTGTTGTCGGGGTATTTGCGACGTGCAGGGCTCGTGCTGCGGATCGTGCGATCGAAACCCTCGTCGTCCGATTCGCTTGACGTGGAGACTTGCGAAAAAGACGGCCCAATCGTCGACCACGCTTTGCTGTCTGGATCCTCCATCGGgttgcgcagtgcagcgtgcgatGGTCCGTACATGGACCGGCTCCATTGCTGAAGCAGCTTCTCGTTGGGTGCATTCGTGCCGATGGTAGTTCCCGCGTAGGCGCCGGGAGGAAACGGCTTttcgtcctcgtcgtcttcctcttctGTGCTCGATCCAGTCTccatggcgctcgacgtGGCGAAAGGCGTAAATGACAGGGCGCTTTCATTGTCTGCGTTACGCTTGGAGGAGAATAGGGAGCCGGGTTGCTTGCTGGGTCGCTGGGTATGCTCGTCGTAGCCCAAGTACAAGTCACGAGGCGATACGGTTAGTTTATCTCCGTTCGGCTGCGGTGGTGGGTGGTTGGACGGATCGCTGGCGTGCAAAATATTATCGTCGATTCCCCCGCGGTTCCAGAACTGTTTCCAGTGGTGCAGGTTTTGCGTCCCTTGCTGCGAATTGGGTGCCCATtcaaacggcgcgccttgctgcgAGCCCATACCTTCTAGCAAAGACATGTCTTTTGCGGGTGGCGCTTTGGGTGTATCATTTTTAAGTACGGTGCTGGGTTGCGACGCGGATGGTTCGGCAGTGCGGGTCATGTTTTGGATGGGGGGTGTGCCGTGCAGGCCAGTGCTGGGAAACAATGGGCCGTCGTGCTCAGCACGCGCTGTGTCGTCGCCTTGGAGCGACAGCATGGTCAGGGGCGCACCGAGTGTCCCGCTGGATGGATGCTGCAGTGAGGTGAGTGTTGGTGAGGTGCCGTCCAGTGTGCTCCCACGTTCTTGCACGTTCCCAAACGCGTGGGAATTCGCTTGCATgaggctgcgctgcatgagGACGGGATCGGCGCCAGTGTAGGCGGGAAACTGAAAGGGTGCGGCCTCTTCAACAAGCGGCGAAGTGTCTGTAGCGTCACTGCGATGATGAAGAAAAGAAGGTTTTACCGAGCCAAGGTCGCCAAACCCCGGCACTTGCTGCGATGCATTGTGGGTATCATCCCTGTTGGGATCGTCAAACAGAACGAAGTCGTCCGCCTGCATAGTCCTATTGGCGCGCAAAGGTCGGCCGGACGTGGCAGGAGAAGACGGTGGAACTCGGGTCAGGAGAggcctgcgcagcaaggccGTGCAAGCGGCAAGTGTACAAAATGCACAATGCCCTCCAGCGCACACTTTCGCTCCACCGCAACGCCCGTGCTAGTGCCGGCCGAGGTATCGGCCGAAATAAGAAAGGGTCCACAGGTCCGTGCACTACTACGATGCGGATGGGAAAGCTGCAGCGGACGCGTGTGCGCCTCATCCATCCACCATGACCAAGAGGAAGCCGAGGTTTCGCGTGGTTGTCGAGCCGCTCAATTCTTTTGGTAGGTGGTGGTGCCGCTCACTTCAGTGACGCCGGAGGACATTACGCAGCTATTCCAGCCGCTCGACATTCGCAGCGTGACCATGACACAGCGCGAGACGAGGAACAGTGCCACTGTCGCACTgaacaatgcgcgcgacgtcgATATGGCATGCTTGCGTGATGCTACCTTCTTTGGTGGGCACAAACTGTGCGTACAATGACACTGACACCAGGCGCGTGTATGCTCCGAGCACCGACCACCCCTACCAACACGCCTCACCTTCGCCGCCAAAGAGCGACGCAGATAGTGAGCAGGAGGATGCGCCCGAGCTCAAAAATCTCTACGTTCTCAATTTGCCATTGCATGTGACCACTGTACAATTGGAGCAACTATTTGAAGAGTTCGGCCCGGTACAACACTGTGTCATCCTTTCCATGCTCGatggcgaggcgcgccgtcgtgGTTTTGTTGATATGGAcactgcgcagcatgcacaCCAGGCCCTGTCATGCTTGCAAGGCAAGGTGTGGTTCGGGTATCCGCTGGAGATTTCCTATGCGCGTGTACAGCGAAGCACAGGACCGTTTGCAGAACAGaacacgtcgcgcaccatTTTTATTAAAGGGCTCTTGCCCGCTGCGACGATCGATGCCGACGACGTAAAGGTGCTTGTCTCGCCGTACGCGACAGTGGAGCGTGTAGAGTATCCGCCGATGCCCTCGGATACAGCGACGTTCCAGGTCACGGTCACGCTTCGATCGCCCGaggatgcacgcgcagtgTACACTGCACTGCACAACACCAACCTGCACGGGCAGCAGCTGGAGGTCGTGCCGAGTCTGTAGTGCGGTATAGCGTCATGTAGCACACTGCGCGTCACACGCTCGTTGTGTTAAAAAAAAGGGCCCTTCGTACCCATGCATGGACTGCGGCGTATATGCATCGCGCCATCGGCCCACCATTTTTCCGCCGGCGAGGCGGTATCCGCAGTAAATCCACTTTCCTTGCCGGCCCGGCCCGTACTCTTTCAAGAGCATCACGAGGCCATCCCATGTCCTTACACGCCCACGCACGTAAAACTTGCCCCACGCAGAATGGCCGGTGCCATGCAGCAAGAGTGCATGTTCGTCGGTGGCCGATGGCGTCTCCCCTAAGAAGGAAGCCTCCCACACACGCCACGAATCCAATTCCGTCGCGGGCAAggcgccatgcgccgcgcttttcTGTACGTagagcggcgcatcatCGGGCGTGTTTAGGGAATGTTGGGCGTCTGACGATGCACAGGTACACGTTTCGTGCAAGTGCAGCACCTGCGactgctcgccaaagccCCCGTCGAAAAGCGCGGATGTGCTGCCGCTTAGCATATCGCGGTACGACGCAAAGTCAAAGAAGGAGAACTGCCCCTCCCAAACGCCCTCAAACTTGTTGCGGTGGTCTTGTATATGCAAGCCCGGCGCTTTCGCGGGGTCGTAGCACCGGTCAAGGCGCTTGAAGTCCAAATCAAACGCAGCCGACCCGAGGAgtgccgcgacgctcgTGGTGCGCAACCGCTCCTCGATCTGGCGACCCAGGTGCTCTTTTACGCTGGTGTAGCTCGTGTTTGTGT includes these proteins:
- a CDS encoding uncharacterized protein (EggNog:ENOG503P2PC; TransMembrane:11 (o979-998i1010-1032o1038-1059i1071-1091o1103-1126i1182-1204o1224-1244i1265-1283o1289-1311i1323-1343o1355-1377i); COG:S), translating into MQADDFVLFDDPNRDDTHNASQQVPGFGDLGSVKPSFLHHRSDATDTSPLVEEAAPFQFPAYTGADPVLMQRSLMQANSHAFGNVQERGSTLDGTSPTLTSLQHPSSGTLGAPLTMLSLQGDDTARAEHDGPLFPSTGLHGTPPIQNMTRTAEPSASQPSTVLKNDTPKAPPAKDMSLLEGMGSQQGAPFEWAPNSQQGTQNLHHWKQFWNRGGIDDNILHASDPSNHPPPQPNGDKLTVSPRDLYLGYDEHTQRPSKQPGSLFSSKRNADNESALSFTPFATSSAMETGSSTEEEDDEDEKPFPPGAYAGTTIGTNAPNEKLLQQWSRSMYGPSHAALRNPMEDPDSKAWSTIGPSFSQVSTSSESDDEGFDRTIRSTSPARRKYPDNTNHTTPDAMSGYGHIPGSQCSQMSVSTESDSVPGSQMSEGENMIKEGRARSPSILNSAQAIHFPAQRSDQPMHASVERGQTTPPLTSNLERTRQSGGHSRRHEENSGQSLKQNTAEQSALLSSATSEQSSADEDESDYEQTVMQHNASRTTSRRGRPIRTGHRSAGSTSSLQSHINNHLAHGSPTNHHRGSHHHTMSSSSSAIRCDYVNPFTYQACGTIFHRMYDLARHRITLHLREEAQMVKDNVLNVDQCVILGKEVDVQKALAELEWACRDIFHAPVAIRECGHLFCSSCIRMHINQAGGAGAFCPNCRQKKAYDSELVSQTALEATAEQWRAARPHVMEKKKALDALVKERDALRAQLEHNVTMSVHGTEKRVAPPAEETRRLRPRTGGMDYRDLTAADAVQCPICAVSFTAAELNAHLDFGCDPSQPPPAPPVPPDPFANAKRLTRPQYQLKSERDLRKMLAVLDLPVHGSKERLIERHRQWVNLYNANLDASAAHRESASKLRRQLSAWDRAQDEAASHHKERLVTNGRQYKTWLNTHRSQYHVLTAQARTSLEKPDDAKALPEPRSPESVHFMQENIPSSHEVAQLGTSLFMFGMALGSLLWGPLSQSLGRRPVFLMSLLGGTLFNLGVCLSYSMPSLLVCRAFAGVTASATFSNIGGSIVDMTTERTRIPYNTMFRFFTFLGPPLSALLGAIVVHDADWQWNLRSIPIAMFVVFALYTLTVPETLMSVLERSHSVNIANHDEGMLELAENWVFAVLPSRATLSLVATQVRKSLLIPWVLLLEEPIVMVICFYTSMLYGLLYGSLLFFPQIWHDIRGFTPVQVGYTYFAVKLGLLLSAIIVGCGIQFFDYLRAYDAGKHSPELRLRSGEWSNLFVPVGFFIFAWTAPFTHVHWIGPCIGIVLFSFGMLSVFNSWMAYLTDTYSNNTAAVIAINSFFRCCLAGAFPLFTNQMLSAMTVQGAMSMFAGVSIPLTIAGYLFGIYGGRLRKHSKHAVYG
- a CDS encoding uncharacterized protein (COG:A; EggNog:ENOG503Q6HK); the encoded protein is MTKRKPRFRVVVEPLNSFVTPEDITQLFQPLDIRSVTMTQRETRNSATVALNNARDVDMACLRDATFFGGHKLRVYAPSTDHPYQHASPSPPKSDADSEQEDAPELKNLYVLNLPLHVTTVQLEQLFEEFGPVQHCVILSMLDGEARRRGFVDMDTAQHAHQALSCLQGKVWFGYPLEISYARVQRSTGPFAEQNTSRTIFIKGLLPAATIDADDVKVLVSPYATVERVEYPPMPSDTATFQVTVTLRSPEDARAVYTALHNTNLHGQQLEVVPSL